The segment CTTTATACCCCATTGCCATTTTCAGGTTGGAGTAACCAATATCCAAACCCAGAACAAATTGACTCATGAAATCCTCCAAAGATTGCTTTTAGATTGCTTTTCGATTGCTTGCCGCGTGTTGGATAGAGAATAAGGCTAAAAGCGGGGACAGATGGCCTGTGTAATTGCCCAAAAGGGGCATATAGGTTGCTTTTCGGTGGCTTTTTGATCGTTGAGTAAGGGAACCTATGGGAACGCTGCACGGATAGGCTCAGATAAACAGACCTTACCCTCGCATCGAGAACCGCTTGCCCTCCAGCATCGAGAGACGGTGGTAAAGAGGCATTTGGAATCTTTGATGCCATATCCAATATATCTGGAATCTTTAAATATAGATTCATATGTAAAGAGGCTGTGAAAGAATAAGAGCATCAAGATTCCAGATAGATAGAGGGAAATTTGACAAATTCCAAAGATGGGTTAGCCTAGTGACAGAACTAGATTCCAGTATTGGAATAATCAGCTTTAAATTCCAGATAGATAGTTATGTGGATAGGAATTGGATAGGAATTGGGAGGGTATTGAGGTGAGTCTACCAACAGAGCGATGGCTAGATCTGCTAGATCCGAAGCTCGAAGAAGAACGATCCGAGATAACAGAGGATCTGCTAGAGGCAGAGGGACGAGAGTTTGTTGCAGAGGTACGGAGCAAACTGGATCACGCCTTAGCGGTTCTTGCTGTCGAGGCGCAGCAGGAAGCGGACATGTACTGGAACGCGCACAAATCAGCGCGTGAAGAAGCGTCAGAGGACGAACAAGGGCGTGTCGGTACACGGGTTCGCATTCTAGGCGTATCACTCGTTGCAGAGTGGTATCGCAACAGATTTGTCGAACAAGTTCCCGGACAAAAGAAAAGGGTTCTATCGACACATATCAAGAAGGGTCGCGGTCATGCCTACAGCATGTCGCACTTCAAGAAAGAGCCTGTCTGGGCACAAGAGTTGATCCAGCAAGTTGAAACCAGGTATGCCGTGTTAAGACAACGCGCCACTGCCTTAGCAAAAATTCGCCGGGCGCTAAACGAGTACGAGCGCCAGCTAAACAAGACACATAGCGACGAGGTGTGACAACATGACAGCATCTGTAGCGGCCACTGAATTGGCGAAACTGGGGAAATGTGAAGCGATGATCAAGAAAGTCGCCAGCCATCCTCGCCCTGCCCTGTCAAAGCGCCC is part of the Providencia stuartii genome and harbors:
- the mobI gene encoding conjugative transfer protein MobI(A/C); the protein is MSLPTERWLDLLDPKLEEERSEITEDLLEAEGREFVAEVRSKLDHALAVLAVEAQQEADMYWNAHKSAREEASEDEQGRVGTRVRILGVSLVAEWYRNRFVEQVPGQKKRVLSTHIKKGRGHAYSMSHFKKEPVWAQELIQQVETRYAVLRQRATALAKIRRALNEYERQLNKTHSDEV